AGTCTTGACAAATTTCATTGCTGAAAATACTCTTTCAACAGATGCAGTCGCTACAAGTAACGGAAAAACTTTATCTTTCTTGGTTTCAACAATCTTCTGAGATAGGCTAGCCAAATCTTCAATACCATTCAATCGTGCATCTCTTCTCACAACATCAACAAAAGTTTCAAGTTGTTTAAAACAATTCAGTATGTTGAATCGATGTGAAGTCCTTGGGTAAAGAGTAGCAAGATGAACAAGATTATGAACATTAAAAGCAGCGAAATCATTTTTTGGATCGAGGCATGCCATACAACTTAGCAAGGCTGTGGATGCCTCAGAGAAACGATTTTCCATCTCTTGTGTAAGTAAGTCGACGACCTAATTGACACACAAGAAAGATTAAATATCAATATGATTCTAATTTAGTAAATGAATaagatattaaatttcaaattacctGACAAAATGTTTCAAACACGGTAATGATGGTAGTTCTTGATGTTTGAACCATTCTCTTACTAATCCGCTTTGGAGCATCATCATCCATGTTTGTTATTGAAATGTCATTTGCCCCACAAAAATCATTCACTTCTTGCAAGAAAGTATCCCATCCAAATTATCGAAATGATCTCAAGCTTTCTTTCACATTCTCTATCAAGAAAATCACATTTAAAATATCTTGATCTATTTGTTGCAAGGCACAAGACAATGGTTGAATAACCCCCAACAAATgtttcatcaacataaggatgAATACAAATTCAAAAGTCTCCATTTTCTGTACGAGACCTACAGCTTTGCCTTGTTTCATATTATTCTCCATCAACAAGTACGTTTTCAAGTACTTCGGTTACTGACTGCCACATATTTGCAAGACAAACCACGGTGACATGATGAGATCCCCATCGAGTATCACCTGGTCTCTTCGAAGAAGTTTCTTGATTTTGGCCACTGCCAGTACCGATTTCCCCATTCTCTATCATTTCAACTAGTCTATCGTGCTCAATTTGTCGAATCATATCAGCCCTTTTGCAAGAAGAACCACATGTTGTGACAATCGAGATAAGATAACTGA
This genomic stretch from Salvia splendens isolate huo1 unplaced genomic scaffold, SspV2 ctg631, whole genome shotgun sequence harbors:
- the LOC121790820 gene encoding uncharacterized protein LOC121790820, encoding MDDDAPKRISKRMVQTSRTTIITVFETFCQVVDLLTQEMENRFSEASTALLSCMACLDPKNDFAAFNVHNLVHLATLYPRTSHRFNILNCFKQLETFVDVVRRDARLNGIEDLASLSQKIVETKKDKVFPLLVATASVERVFSAMKFVKTDLQNRMGDEWLNDSLVVHNE